One Methylosarcina fibrata AML-C10 DNA segment encodes these proteins:
- a CDS encoding multidrug ABC transporter permease/ATP-binding protein: MTLLRLLFNRFRWALLAVLALSIASAGLSVGIIAFTNERMLHPQHELNPTLLLFGGLLAAVFLIGTASQICMTTLGHCLVYQFRRTLVKRILDTDLERLEQLGPPRLLASLNSDTSHLTSAFISLPSAVYGLVLNLGGFAYLAWLSQPLFAATAAWMLLTVIIGWLLMRQTHARIDDARAIEDLLYEDYQAALLGRKELALNRQRAEHFYRQEFDHHAAASRDRETAADIFNGFNENWANVMILGSIGLVFFLAHGAGWADHTVATTYSLTILFLRTSLTGLIAAIPSLIGGSVALDKLNSLQLPEYRPDFSAPPHPLQPNWQTLTLQEIRYRYPETERGNRFSVGPMDFTLRAGEIVFLIGGNGSGKTTFTRLLTGLYRPHAGAILLNGSALAESDRPAYRRLFSTVFSDFHLFHRLLGPDGSKAAPKKIAYWLELLELTPKVKVVDGQLQDSRLSQGQRKRLALLIAILEDRPVLVLDEWAADQDPRYRRRFYTELLPLLKSQGKTVLAVTHDEHYFDVADRVIKMDEGRLLDIGPHCRRNESTRASQLVQ, translated from the coding sequence ATGACCTTACTCCGCTTGCTGTTCAACCGATTCCGCTGGGCGCTGTTAGCGGTGCTTGCTTTGAGTATCGCCAGTGCCGGATTATCGGTAGGGATAATTGCCTTCACCAATGAGCGCATGCTGCATCCGCAGCACGAATTGAACCCTACCCTGCTACTGTTTGGCGGCTTGCTGGCGGCCGTGTTTTTGATCGGCACAGCCTCGCAGATTTGCATGACAACACTCGGCCACTGCCTGGTTTACCAATTTCGCCGCACGCTGGTGAAACGTATCCTCGATACCGACCTGGAGCGGTTGGAACAGCTCGGCCCACCGCGCCTGCTGGCCAGTCTGAACAGCGACACCAGCCACCTGACATCCGCATTCATCAGCCTGCCGTCGGCGGTTTACGGGCTGGTCCTGAACCTGGGCGGTTTTGCCTATCTCGCCTGGCTGTCGCAGCCGCTGTTCGCCGCCACCGCCGCCTGGATGCTGCTGACCGTGATTATCGGCTGGCTGCTGATGCGGCAAACCCACGCCCGGATCGATGACGCCCGCGCTATCGAGGATTTGCTCTACGAGGACTACCAGGCCGCTTTGCTGGGCCGCAAGGAATTGGCGCTGAACCGCCAACGCGCGGAACATTTCTACCGACAGGAATTCGATCACCATGCCGCTGCCAGCCGCGACCGCGAGACCGCCGCGGATATCTTCAATGGCTTTAACGAAAATTGGGCCAATGTGATGATCCTGGGTTCGATCGGCCTGGTATTTTTCCTGGCGCACGGCGCCGGATGGGCCGACCACACGGTGGCAACGACCTACTCATTAACGATCCTGTTTCTGCGCACATCGCTGACCGGGCTGATTGCCGCGATTCCCAGCCTGATTGGCGGCAGCGTCGCGCTGGATAAACTCAACAGCCTGCAACTGCCCGAATACCGGCCCGACTTTTCCGCCCCGCCTCATCCCTTGCAGCCAAACTGGCAAACCTTGACATTACAAGAAATCCGCTACCGCTATCCGGAAACAGAACGCGGCAACCGTTTCTCGGTAGGCCCTATGGACTTTACGCTACGGGCCGGCGAAATCGTGTTCCTGATCGGCGGCAACGGCAGCGGTAAGACCACCTTTACCCGCCTATTGACCGGATTGTATCGGCCGCACGCCGGAGCCATCTTGTTAAACGGCTCGGCCTTGGCCGAATCGGACCGTCCGGCCTATCGCCGGCTGTTCTCCACGGTGTTTTCCGACTTCCATTTGTTTCACCGCCTGCTCGGGCCGGACGGCAGTAAGGCTGCCCCGAAAAAAATCGCTTATTGGCTGGAACTTCTCGAGCTGACGCCCAAGGTCAAGGTCGTAGACGGCCAACTGCAGGATAGCCGTCTGTCGCAAGGCCAACGTAAGCGCCTAGCGCTCTTAATCGCGATTCTGGAAGACAGGCCGGTATTGGTGCTGGACGAATGGGCCGCCGACCAAGATCCACGCTACCGCAGGCGCTTTTACACTGAACTATTGCCGTTATTGAAGTCACAGGGAAAAACCGTGCTTGCCGTCACCCATGACGAGCACTATTTCGATGTCGCCGACCGGGTCATAAAAATGGACGAAGGACGTTTACTGGACATCGGCCCACATTGCAGGCGAAATGAATCCACTCGCGCCTCTCAACTTGTTCAGTGA
- a CDS encoding IS5 family transposase — MRYKSDLTDAEWALIEPDFRPRSGRGCWRKHAIRTVINAILYVVKGGVEWRMMPNDFPPWQTVYDHFSKWNKRGIWEACLDRLVAYRREQVGRAAKPSYGILDAQSVKTLYASEERGIDGGKKVKGHKRHIVVDILGNLLFVMVHAANLSDTKSACEVLERTVDKWPSLKAFSADAGYGGTAVTYCTETLDKPLHISKKIKDGWAVLPKRWVVERTFSWLGHFRRLSLSKDVEILTATSENMIRIAMLKITLAKCV; from the coding sequence ATGAGATACAAAAGCGACCTCACGGATGCGGAATGGGCATTAATTGAACCAGATTTTCGGCCTCGAAGTGGTCGAGGATGCTGGCGCAAACACGCCATCAGAACGGTAATCAACGCGATTCTGTATGTTGTCAAAGGCGGAGTGGAGTGGCGAATGATGCCTAACGATTTTCCGCCGTGGCAAACAGTTTATGATCATTTCAGCAAATGGAACAAGCGCGGCATTTGGGAGGCATGTTTGGATCGATTGGTCGCCTATCGCCGTGAACAGGTAGGTCGTGCCGCCAAGCCGAGCTATGGCATCCTTGATGCGCAAAGCGTAAAAACCCTCTACGCCAGTGAAGAGCGCGGTATTGATGGCGGCAAAAAGGTCAAAGGGCACAAGCGTCATATTGTCGTGGACATCTTGGGCAACTTATTGTTTGTCATGGTCCATGCTGCTAATCTCAGTGACACGAAAAGCGCCTGCGAGGTATTGGAGAGAACCGTCGATAAATGGCCCTCTTTGAAAGCGTTTTCGGCCGATGCGGGCTATGGCGGCACCGCGGTAACATACTGTACGGAAACATTAGATAAGCCTTTGCACATCTCCAAGAAAATAAAAGATGGCTGGGCGGTACTGCCGAAACGCTGGGTTGTTGAACGCACTTTTTCATGGCTTGGTCATTTTCGCCGCCTCTCCCTCTCCAAAGATGTCGAAATTCTCACTGCCACTTCCGAAAACATGATTCGCATCGCCATGCTTAAAATAACGCTTGCAAAATGCGTTTAA
- a CDS encoding IS1595 family transposase gives MSGKVECDEVYLVAGHKGQYDKVAEAGRKPRRRRLKGARGRGTLATEKPPVLGILQRSGEVAIRLLDNVRQATIKPLILHSVAPGTLIYTDEYNIYGRLETWGFQHKTVNHSAGEYARDEDGDGFCEVHSNTIEGFWSLLRSWLRPHRGISQAKLPLYLSFFEFVHNAKKRGKKLLVSLLSVLVKKPPKSI, from the coding sequence TTGTCGGGTAAGGTCGAATGCGACGAAGTTTACCTCGTCGCCGGACATAAAGGACAATACGACAAGGTTGCCGAAGCGGGGCGCAAACCGCGCCGGCGCCGGCTGAAAGGCGCCCGGGGGCGCGGCACGCTCGCCACGGAGAAGCCACCCGTATTAGGCATCCTCCAACGCAGCGGCGAGGTCGCTATCCGGTTGCTCGACAATGTCCGGCAAGCCACGATCAAACCCTTGATCTTACATAGCGTGGCACCAGGAACGTTGATATACACCGATGAATACAACATTTATGGTCGCCTAGAAACCTGGGGCTTCCAACACAAGACGGTTAACCATTCGGCCGGGGAGTATGCTCGCGACGAGGATGGCGATGGCTTTTGCGAGGTCCATTCGAACACCATCGAGGGCTTCTGGTCGCTACTGCGCTCCTGGCTGCGTCCGCATCGCGGTATTTCTCAAGCCAAATTGCCGCTCTATTTGAGCTTTTTTGAGTTTGTCCATAACGCCAAAAAACGCGGCAAGAAACTTCTGGTTTCGTTACTCTCTGTTTTGGTTAAAAAGCCCCCGAAATCCATATAG
- a CDS encoding transposase: MEPAIITIKHLVSEAQCYAAIRQLRWQEGITCPHCGDGQTIRRGFAGPQRHG; encoded by the coding sequence ATGGAACCTGCAATCATAACAATTAAACACTTAGTCAGCGAAGCTCAATGCTACGCGGCTATCCGCCAACTGCGCTGGCAAGAAGGCATCACTTGTCCCCATTGCGGCGACGGACAAACGATCCGGCGCGGCTTTGCTGGGCCGCAACGCCACGGCTAA
- a CDS encoding PepSY-associated TM helix domain-containing protein translates to MRKIWARLHRYLGLAAALFLLQAGLTGCIIAYQQELDAWLNPELFSSPAQGAMLDTPALLARLQREQPQYRVVSLPLTREPGKTLRVTVRPADPNQEPVADELFVDPISGKVLGGRLWGACCFERQHLIPFIYAFHYSLQLPGEVGLWVMGLAAIVWLFESLIGFYLTLPKFFSRRGQVIESSPNSDSQRKTWLHRWAPVWRIKPSASRTRFNFDLHRAGGLWLFGFMLMFAVSAISLNLRDAVFEPAVSLFSNFTPSPFDAREQRAERPPTESKVDFQQVLQTAKTDAVGHGWRQPPTTIFYNAQYGIFGVGFGETEGLGLTYLYYDGETGAYLGDYAPGTGTVADVFEAWQWPLHSGRIIGLPGRILVSMIGIGVIVMVVTGTRIWLHKQKPARAWH, encoded by the coding sequence GTGCGAAAAATCTGGGCGCGGCTGCACCGTTATTTGGGGTTGGCGGCCGCTCTGTTTTTGCTGCAAGCTGGGCTGACCGGCTGCATCATTGCCTATCAGCAGGAATTGGATGCCTGGCTGAATCCCGAATTATTCTCCAGTCCCGCGCAGGGAGCGATGCTGGACACGCCCGCTTTGCTGGCTCGACTGCAACGCGAGCAGCCGCAATACCGGGTAGTCTCGCTGCCGTTAACGCGCGAGCCGGGTAAAACGCTGCGAGTCACGGTAAGACCGGCCGACCCGAATCAGGAGCCTGTGGCTGACGAATTGTTCGTCGATCCCATCAGCGGCAAGGTTTTGGGCGGTAGGCTATGGGGCGCTTGTTGTTTCGAAAGACAGCATCTGATTCCCTTTATCTATGCGTTCCATTACAGCCTGCAATTACCGGGCGAGGTTGGGCTATGGGTGATGGGCTTGGCGGCGATCGTTTGGTTATTCGAATCGCTGATCGGTTTTTACCTGACATTGCCTAAGTTCTTTTCGAGGCGGGGGCAAGTGATCGAGTCCTCGCCAAACTCGGACTCTCAACGCAAAACCTGGCTGCACCGTTGGGCGCCCGTATGGCGCATCAAACCGTCGGCAAGCCGCACCCGCTTCAACTTCGATCTGCACCGGGCGGGTGGCTTGTGGCTGTTTGGCTTCATGCTGATGTTTGCTGTCAGCGCGATTTCGCTGAACTTGCGTGATGCGGTATTCGAGCCCGCCGTTTCGTTGTTCTCGAATTTTACCCCTTCACCGTTCGACGCCCGAGAGCAGCGTGCCGAACGACCTCCGACAGAGTCAAAGGTTGACTTTCAACAGGTGCTGCAGACTGCCAAGACCGATGCGGTCGGGCATGGCTGGCGCCAGCCTCCTACGACGATTTTCTACAATGCCCAATACGGCATTTTTGGCGTCGGTTTTGGCGAGACGGAGGGTTTGGGTCTTACTTATCTCTATTACGATGGCGAGACCGGTGCCTACCTCGGTGACTATGCTCCCGGAACCGGCACGGTGGCCGACGTGTTCGAGGCTTGGCAATGGCCGTTACATAGCGGTCGCATCATCGGGCTGCCGGGCCGGATCTTGGTATCAATGATCGGGATAGGGGTGATAGTGATGGTTGTCACCGGTACGCGGATTTGGCTGCATAAGCAAAAGCCGGCGCGGGCCTGGCATTAA
- a CDS encoding TonB-dependent siderophore receptor — MNERMSSACEKKPGNGILRKAVVIALTTTLAVGDLAAKETQNEAEAADVGQSNTDVKQDFDIKDEAVLPTVSVVGQKEISAVDPVEGYVVNKSLSGSKTDTPLIEVPQSISVINKDEFAARAAQSITQAVAYTPGVVSGMFGPSTRDDYFNLRGFEGTQYLDGTRLMSSSSTYAQLRVEPYGMERIEVLRGPSSVLYGQNPPGGLVNMMSKRPTEMPFHEVQFLGGSYDRVQGSIDLSGPVAGRDDFLYRLVALGRGSDTQVDFVEDNRYYVAPSFTWKPSDATTLTFLSHYQKDETGNSMQFLPYEGTVLGNPNGQIPTNRFLGEPDFDGYDREQYAVGYAFEHRFNQTFSARQNLRYANVESDYRGVFPDFFYGFNYDTGRLIPGGSFVDGHMRSINRYGAHYKDNADTFTLDNQAQADFVTGSIEHTALVGVDYRHFNAERLSGFTDFELPELVLDIYNPVYGKRFARPVLDSGINQEQDQIGVYVQDQLKWNRWIATIGIRHDWVSASTRSDGSAEIPQEDEAFTYRTGLSYLFDSGVVPYYSYSESFDPTVGTTFAGIPFKPTTGQQHEFGVKYQPQGYNALLTAAFFHLTQQNVLTADPDPTHVGYSIQTGEVRSQGVELEGKATLDIGLDMTASYTYTDTKVTQSNITSELGNNLTYTPEHQAALWLDYTHQQGDFKGLGLGGGLRYAAGNYGDLSNSQKTPGYVLVDAAVHYDLGKVHHSMEGMRLGVNMSNLLDHEYFTTCYGGSCFYGDRRSVLASLRYNW, encoded by the coding sequence ATGAACGAACGAATGAGTAGCGCGTGTGAGAAGAAACCGGGAAACGGCATTTTACGAAAGGCAGTTGTTATTGCGTTAACGACAACCCTGGCGGTCGGTGATTTGGCGGCAAAGGAAACTCAAAATGAGGCCGAGGCCGCAGATGTGGGACAATCGAATACCGACGTTAAACAAGACTTCGATATTAAAGACGAGGCAGTCTTGCCGACCGTGTCGGTAGTCGGGCAGAAAGAAATAAGCGCTGTCGATCCGGTAGAGGGTTATGTAGTAAATAAATCGCTGTCCGGCTCAAAGACCGACACACCATTGATTGAGGTGCCGCAATCGATCAGCGTCATCAATAAAGACGAATTTGCCGCGCGCGCCGCGCAGAGCATCACCCAAGCCGTCGCGTACACGCCGGGGGTGGTCAGCGGCATGTTCGGTCCCAGCACGCGCGACGACTATTTCAATTTGCGCGGATTCGAAGGTACCCAATATCTCGACGGCACTCGCTTGATGAGTTCAAGCAGCACTTACGCCCAGTTGCGGGTCGAGCCTTACGGTATGGAGCGGATCGAAGTATTGCGCGGTCCTTCGTCTGTACTTTATGGCCAAAATCCCCCTGGCGGTTTGGTTAACATGATGAGTAAACGGCCGACAGAAATGCCGTTTCACGAAGTCCAGTTCCTCGGCGGCAGTTACGACAGGGTGCAGGGCAGTATCGATTTAAGCGGCCCGGTCGCCGGGCGCGACGATTTTCTCTATCGACTGGTGGCCTTGGGGCGTGGCAGCGATACCCAGGTCGATTTCGTGGAGGACAATCGCTATTATGTCGCGCCGAGTTTTACCTGGAAGCCGAGCGATGCGACCACGTTAACCTTCCTGAGTCATTATCAGAAAGATGAAACGGGTAACTCAATGCAGTTTTTACCCTACGAAGGAACGGTATTGGGCAATCCCAACGGCCAAATTCCCACGAACCGATTTCTTGGCGAGCCCGATTTTGACGGTTACGATCGGGAACAATATGCGGTCGGCTACGCCTTTGAGCATCGTTTCAACCAAACTTTCTCAGCTCGGCAGAACTTGCGTTATGCTAATGTCGAGAGTGACTATCGAGGCGTCTTTCCGGATTTCTTCTATGGCTTCAATTATGACACTGGGCGCTTAATTCCAGGCGGAAGCTTTGTCGATGGTCACATGCGCAGTATCAACCGTTACGGTGCTCACTACAAGGACAATGCGGATACCTTTACGCTGGATAATCAGGCGCAGGCCGATTTTGTTACCGGCTCGATTGAGCATACCGCTCTCGTCGGAGTGGATTACCGTCATTTCAACGCCGAGAGATTAAGTGGTTTTACTGATTTTGAATTGCCGGAGCTGGTTCTGGATATCTATAACCCGGTCTACGGCAAACGGTTTGCCCGGCCGGTTCTGGATTCCGGGATAAATCAGGAACAGGACCAGATCGGTGTCTATGTGCAAGATCAGCTCAAGTGGAATCGCTGGATAGCCACGATCGGCATCCGCCACGATTGGGTGTCGGCTTCGACTCGCAGCGATGGCAGCGCGGAAATTCCGCAAGAAGACGAAGCGTTCACTTACCGTACTGGCTTGAGCTATCTGTTCGATAGCGGCGTGGTTCCTTATTACAGTTACTCTGAATCGTTCGATCCGACCGTTGGCACTACTTTTGCCGGAATACCCTTTAAACCAACGACGGGTCAGCAACATGAGTTCGGAGTCAAGTACCAGCCGCAAGGTTACAATGCGTTGCTGACCGCCGCGTTCTTTCATTTGACTCAGCAGAACGTCCTCACTGCCGATCCGGATCCAACCCATGTTGGCTATAGCATTCAGACCGGCGAAGTTCGTTCGCAAGGTGTTGAATTGGAGGGCAAAGCCACTCTGGATATTGGCTTAGACATGACCGCATCCTATACCTATACCGATACGAAAGTCACTCAGTCCAACATTACTTCCGAACTCGGGAATAATCTGACCTACACACCTGAACACCAGGCGGCGCTTTGGCTGGATTATACCCACCAGCAAGGGGATTTCAAGGGCTTGGGACTCGGTGGCGGGTTGCGTTATGCCGCCGGAAATTACGGCGACTTGAGCAATAGTCAGAAAACACCCGGCTATGTGCTGGTCGATGCCGCAGTACACTACGATTTGGGTAAAGTTCATCACTCTATGGAAGGCATGCGCTTAGGCGTAAACATGAGCAACCTGCTGGACCATGAATATTTCACGACTTGCTACGGTGGCAGCTGCTTTTACGGCGACCGCCGTTCGGTACTCGCCAGCTTGCGTTATAACTGGTAA
- a CDS encoding HU family DNA-binding protein, with protein MNKSELIDAIASHANLTKADGGRALEGLTKTIESVLKAGDSIALVGFGSFEVKERAERQGRNPQTGAAITIAAAKTPSFKPGNSLKDAVNA; from the coding sequence ATGAACAAATCCGAACTCATCGATGCCATTGCCAGCCACGCCAACCTGACCAAAGCCGACGGAGGTCGGGCGCTGGAAGGTTTAACTAAAACCATCGAATCCGTCTTGAAAGCCGGTGACTCGATTGCGTTAGTCGGCTTTGGCTCTTTTGAAGTTAAAGAAAGAGCAGAACGCCAGGGTCGCAACCCACAAACCGGCGCGGCCATTACGATTGCTGCTGCAAAAACCCCTTCCTTCAAACCCGGCAACAGCTTGAAAGACGCGGTCAACGCTTGA
- the traN gene encoding conjugal transfer mating pair stabilization protein TraN has protein sequence MGLGAFFDRHLRLTRSLAMTLSVTMAWTPFAVTWADPMQAAGSEGQQTGQQLLEAFQFPVDAGGGTMTLNPGTTQESTINIGTLFPDVNDANSVTANLTSLYGNNPGTIAAGLNAQTILNGENSATGEAYRTLINNAHQSHPDLQNDPLWKAGDQVFADFTPWAASFSDCTSTTTQTTTTQAVHIPDYQLCLRQPTVPQNCTATHEVKVEPLLSYVSGNGGLSSCGPGCIDLYVGVVGDNYWSAGCAVFSWQVTYQVLHPEAIISATLEDVEFDDHARVYYGGSLIYTGSSGWGGSCELSSSWVDHPNKDVTYAFNSTGNKVFRQDTMVGGNGEGYSRIRLRYDLSKLMTQDEWSWSGPNCQNLASAITDGICQAGSQLSCTNDPANASGCYVDPVSQVMVCESDLAKAPVAASAGIRNTCMSITAAGQCDLNSTGQCWTDSAGTHCLSPPDAGTPSTTCADLENQGCAFIKSQCLDTLASGTCWDSVDTYDCGQEAGIPGIQSSTQQQCSGPIRCMGEDCMTVNRTQSQDFTKALALLNTAQQMAMDLSCDYANADLQQKDPSSCEVFKGEEASCKMVGGVVTLVDCCKTPAGSMGLSQYIDLILATSQLDNAVMRMDATSAVRGVWETMRTPFSVAGDAWNSFQADFASTVNDLVGTDMLSNTDIASQGLLDSLKGELMKTVAEWIGSTFGEAAGNALFSAGGQVAFDSLGNLTPAAQSGGVQLGGGAAFAGTMLSTLMAAYTAVMIAIMIIQIVWSCEIPEYELAAKKQLKVCKDLGTYCDSKDPITGLCLIRKESYCCYNTPLARILNEQIKPQLGMGFGTAEAPDCTGIKVEDLDKVDWAQVNLDEWLGLLAQTHHLPTAENAASMLNLDQLTGTGSRLNPQRYGAATGNRQDTLTRTQGRMTELDVPAVKRQAELEGWGMGPQ, from the coding sequence ATGGGCTTGGGCGCGTTTTTTGATCGTCATCTCCGGTTGACGCGTTCGCTCGCCATGACGCTGAGCGTCACCATGGCCTGGACGCCGTTCGCTGTGACTTGGGCGGATCCCATGCAGGCCGCAGGCAGCGAAGGACAGCAAACCGGACAACAACTTCTGGAGGCCTTTCAGTTTCCCGTGGATGCCGGCGGTGGCACGATGACGCTGAATCCTGGCACGACGCAAGAAAGTACGATCAATATCGGCACCCTGTTTCCGGATGTAAACGATGCTAACAGTGTCACGGCCAACCTCACCAGTCTGTATGGCAATAACCCCGGCACCATTGCCGCAGGTCTCAATGCCCAAACGATCTTGAACGGCGAAAACAGCGCCACCGGCGAAGCCTATCGCACCCTTATCAACAATGCGCACCAATCGCATCCGGACTTACAAAACGATCCGCTCTGGAAGGCTGGCGATCAGGTGTTTGCCGATTTTACGCCGTGGGCAGCGTCGTTCTCGGACTGCACGTCTACCACAACCCAAACCACGACCACGCAGGCGGTTCACATTCCCGACTATCAGCTGTGCTTAAGGCAGCCGACCGTACCGCAAAACTGTACCGCAACCCATGAGGTGAAAGTCGAACCGCTGCTCAGCTATGTCTCGGGAAATGGCGGATTGTCCAGTTGCGGGCCGGGCTGCATTGATTTGTATGTCGGTGTGGTCGGCGATAATTACTGGTCGGCGGGCTGCGCCGTATTCAGCTGGCAGGTCACTTACCAAGTGCTGCATCCCGAGGCGATTATCAGCGCCACTCTGGAGGATGTGGAGTTTGACGATCATGCCCGGGTTTATTACGGCGGCAGCCTGATCTATACCGGTTCCTCCGGCTGGGGGGGCTCTTGTGAACTCAGCAGCAGCTGGGTCGATCATCCCAACAAGGATGTGACTTATGCGTTTAACAGTACCGGCAACAAGGTCTTTCGACAGGACACGATGGTCGGCGGCAATGGCGAAGGTTACTCGCGCATCCGCCTGCGTTACGACTTGTCGAAACTGATGACCCAGGACGAATGGAGCTGGAGCGGACCGAACTGCCAGAATCTGGCCAGCGCCATTACCGATGGGATTTGCCAAGCGGGCAGCCAGCTCAGCTGTACTAACGATCCGGCCAACGCATCCGGATGTTACGTCGATCCGGTATCGCAAGTGATGGTCTGCGAGTCCGATCTGGCCAAGGCGCCGGTGGCCGCTTCCGCAGGCATTCGCAATACCTGCATGAGCATCACCGCGGCGGGACAGTGCGATTTGAACAGCACCGGACAATGCTGGACGGACTCGGCAGGCACGCATTGTCTGTCGCCGCCCGACGCGGGAACTCCGAGCACGACGTGCGCTGATCTGGAGAACCAGGGCTGCGCCTTCATCAAGAGCCAATGCCTGGATACCTTGGCCTCTGGTACCTGCTGGGATAGTGTGGATACCTATGACTGCGGCCAAGAGGCCGGCATTCCCGGCATTCAAAGCAGCACGCAACAGCAATGCTCCGGTCCGATTCGCTGCATGGGTGAAGATTGTATGACCGTGAACCGGACGCAAAGTCAGGATTTTACCAAGGCGCTGGCGCTACTCAATACGGCCCAGCAAATGGCGATGGATTTGAGTTGCGACTATGCCAATGCCGATCTGCAACAAAAAGATCCCAGTTCCTGCGAGGTATTCAAAGGCGAAGAGGCCAGTTGCAAAATGGTCGGTGGCGTGGTGACACTGGTCGATTGTTGTAAAACGCCCGCCGGCAGCATGGGGCTGAGTCAATACATCGATTTGATCCTGGCTACCAGTCAACTGGACAATGCGGTGATGCGCATGGATGCCACCTCCGCGGTGCGAGGCGTTTGGGAAACCATGCGGACGCCCTTTTCCGTGGCAGGGGATGCCTGGAACAGTTTCCAGGCGGATTTTGCCTCGACCGTCAATGATCTGGTCGGCACCGACATGCTGAGCAACACCGATATCGCCTCGCAGGGCTTATTGGATTCATTGAAAGGCGAATTGATGAAAACGGTGGCGGAATGGATCGGCAGCACCTTTGGGGAAGCGGCCGGCAATGCGCTGTTCAGCGCCGGGGGGCAAGTGGCGTTTGATTCGCTGGGTAACCTGACGCCGGCCGCGCAATCGGGCGGCGTTCAATTGGGGGGCGGTGCGGCATTTGCAGGGACGATGTTAAGCACGCTGATGGCCGCCTATACCGCGGTCATGATCGCGATCATGATCATCCAGATTGTCTGGTCGTGCGAGATCCCGGAATACGAACTGGCGGCCAAGAAACAGTTGAAAGTCTGTAAGGACTTGGGCACCTATTGCGACAGTAAAGACCCGATTACCGGGCTCTGTCTGATCCGTAAGGAAAGCTACTGCTGCTACAACACGCCGCTGGCGAGAATCCTGAACGAACAAATCAAACCGCAACTGGGCATGGGCTTTGGTACCGCTGAAGCGCCCGATTGCACCGGCATCAAAGTCGAGGATCTGGACAAGGTCGATTGGGCTCAGGTCAATCTGGACGAATGGCTGGGGCTGCTGGCACAAACCCACCATTTACCCACCGCGGAAAATGCCGCTTCGATGCTCAATCTTGACCAATTGACCGGCACTGGCAGCCGACTCAATCCGCAACGGTATGGTGCTGCCACCGGCAACCGGCAAGATACCTTGACCCGCACCCAAGGCCGCATGACCGAGCTGGATGTACCTGCGGTCAAACGGCAAGCCGAACTGGAAGGCTGGGGCATGGGGCCGCAGTAA
- a CDS encoding TraU family protein yields MKWPAPAWLLGLLLSLTVAGHADTTSKTMDPLCADAELWSGKLITDICWSCLFPIRAAGASLGGGNVPSIATDQKFCFCTDPLGLPQLGMTVGLWNPARLIEVVRNPWCSPALGGHTFSASKVRLIATTGKADFDASEMSFFNYHYFAFPLTILLDLFWDDRCNADGYRDFDLLYVSELDPTWNSDLLAFFTSPETALFANPAAIAACVADAAAAATGNPLDALFWCAGAWGHMYPLSGISPTSYGTDPRISSLLATRATAALHRRGLAWKTSGNDALCGGLIYPFIPKSQYRLSMFYPVAETESNHVIGETTFTWGAGRTFPGPGEDHLYILWRWQDCCVGL; encoded by the coding sequence ATGAAATGGCCGGCTCCAGCATGGCTGTTGGGGTTGCTTTTGAGCCTGACGGTCGCCGGCCATGCCGACACGACGAGCAAAACGATGGATCCGCTCTGCGCCGATGCCGAGCTATGGTCCGGCAAACTGATCACCGATATTTGCTGGAGCTGTCTGTTTCCGATTCGTGCGGCCGGTGCGTCGCTCGGGGGCGGCAATGTGCCGAGTATCGCCACCGATCAGAAGTTCTGCTTCTGCACCGATCCCTTGGGGCTGCCGCAATTGGGCATGACCGTCGGGCTATGGAATCCGGCTCGGCTGATCGAAGTGGTCAGAAATCCCTGGTGCTCGCCGGCCTTGGGCGGGCACACGTTCAGCGCCTCGAAAGTGCGTTTGATCGCGACCACCGGCAAGGCCGATTTCGATGCCAGCGAGATGTCGTTTTTCAATTACCACTATTTCGCGTTTCCGCTCACCATTCTGCTCGATCTGTTTTGGGATGATCGGTGTAACGCCGACGGCTACCGGGATTTCGATCTGCTGTATGTCTCCGAGCTCGACCCCACCTGGAACAGCGACCTGTTGGCGTTTTTTACCAGTCCCGAAACGGCGCTGTTTGCCAATCCGGCCGCCATTGCCGCCTGCGTCGCCGATGCGGCCGCCGCCGCGACCGGCAATCCGCTCGATGCCTTGTTCTGGTGTGCCGGCGCCTGGGGGCATATGTATCCCTTGTCCGGGATTTCACCGACCAGCTACGGTACCGATCCGCGCATTTCCAGTTTACTGGCTACCCGGGCGACAGCGGCCTTGCACCGTCGGGGCTTGGCCTGGAAGACTTCGGGAAACGACGCCTTGTGCGGCGGACTGATTTATCCCTTCATCCCGAAATCTCAATACCGGCTCAGCATGTTTTATCCGGTCGCGGAAACCGAATCCAATCACGTGATTGGCGAAACCACCTTCACCTGGGGCGCGGGGCGCACCTTTCCCGGGCCCGGGGAGGATCATCTCTATATCCTTTGGCGCTGGCAGGACTGCTGCGTGGGGCTTTAG